In Bartonella machadoae, a single genomic region encodes these proteins:
- the ccmA gene encoding heme ABC exporter ATP-binding protein CcmA: MVLSGKDLAAHRNHEVLFEDLSFCLFPQQLMIVTGPNGVGKSTLLRIIVGLLKAAEGSITLKDKQQTYPVATACHYLGSQNAMKPFLSVIENLQFWSAFYGQHLLCPQEALADIDLSDLESLPFNVLSTGQKRRVAIARLLLSHRPIWILDEPISGVDNHAQILLANVFQRHLNQGGMIIAATHHPLGIPENLKIALEEFSPSKERKK; encoded by the coding sequence ATGGTGTTATCAGGTAAAGATTTGGCAGCACACAGAAACCATGAAGTTCTGTTTGAAGATCTTTCTTTTTGCTTGTTTCCACAGCAACTTATGATAGTCACAGGTCCAAATGGAGTCGGAAAATCTACATTACTACGGATCATCGTTGGTCTTCTTAAAGCTGCTGAGGGTTCTATAACTCTTAAAGACAAACAACAAACATATCCTGTCGCTACGGCGTGTCATTATCTTGGTTCACAAAATGCCATGAAACCTTTCTTATCGGTCATCGAAAATCTGCAATTTTGGTCAGCATTTTATGGACAACATTTGCTCTGTCCGCAGGAAGCTCTTGCCGACATCGATCTTTCTGATCTTGAATCTTTACCCTTCAATGTTTTATCAACTGGGCAAAAAAGGCGTGTGGCTATTGCGCGTCTTTTGCTCTCCCATCGTCCTATTTGGATTTTAGATGAACCAATATCGGGCGTTGATAACCATGCGCAAATTCTTCTTGCCAATGTTTTCCAACGCCATCTCAACCAAGGTGGGATGATTATCGCTGCAACCCATCATCCCCTTGGAATTCCGGAAAACCTAAAAATTGCTCTAGAAGAATTTTCACCTTCTAAAGAGAGAAAAAAATGA